The Dendropsophus ebraccatus isolate aDenEbr1 chromosome 10, aDenEbr1.pat, whole genome shotgun sequence genome has a segment encoding these proteins:
- the RBMX2 gene encoding RNA-binding motif protein, X-linked 2, which yields MNPLTKVKLINELNAREAKLGVKDSVSWHQDYKDSAWIFMGGLPYELTEGDVICVFSQYGEIVNINLVRDKVTGRSRGFCFLCYEDQRSTVLAVDNFNGIKLKGRTIRVDHVSNYRPPKDGEEVDEVTQALREKGCGARTPSPSASEEEVEEVERPKKEKKKKRKKESRDHSRERSSKKVMKVIKQERNDPGYEKYNKQPSSRDSRNASPTETSSRSVSDPPHYDKHRGHHSASDRHSEQRHKLPENRHREDGSKRPKDYEKREHDKRRK from the exons ATGAA TCCTTTAACAAAAGTCAAGCTGATCAATGAGCTCAATGCTCGCGAAGCCAAACTCGGTGTGAAGGACTCCGTGTCCTGGCATCAAGACTACAAAGACAGCGCTTGGATCTTTATGG GTGGGCTGCCGTATGAGCTGACAGAAGGCGACGTTATCTGTGTCTTCTCACA ATATGGAGAAATAGTAAATATTAATCTGGTGCGCgataaagtgacaggccgctctcgTGGGTTCTGCTTTTTATGCTATGAAGATCAGAGAAGTACAGTGCTGGCTGTGGATAACTTTAACGGCATCAAG CTGAAAGGACGTACAATCCGCGTGGATCACGTCTCCAACTACCGTCCACCTAAAGATGGTGAAGAGGTCGATGAAGTGACGCAAGCCCTGAGGGAGAAAGGCTGTGGTGCGAGGACGCCTTCCCCATCTGCATCAGAGGAAGAGGTGGAGGAAGTAGAAAGGCCAAAGAAAG agaaaaagaaaaagagaaaaaaggaaaGCAGGGACCATTCAAGGGAAAGAAGCAGCAAAAAGGTGATGAAAGTGATTAAGCAAGAACGCAACGATCCGGGGTATGAAAAATACAATAAGCAGCCAAGTTCCAGAGACAGTCGGAATGCTTCCCCAACAGAGACTAGTTCCAGAAGTGTTTCTGATCCGCCTCATTATGACAAGCACAGAGGTCATCACAGCGCATCCGATAGACACAGCGAACAGAGACACAAGTTACCAGAAAACAGACACAGAGAAGACGGATCAAAAAGACCGAAAGATTATGAGAAAAGGGAACACGACAAGAGAAGAAAATGA